Proteins encoded within one genomic window of Lagenorhynchus albirostris chromosome 9, mLagAlb1.1, whole genome shotgun sequence:
- the FGF19 gene encoding fibroblast growth factor 19 encodes MELIDAGQREIRKRWQKPSFDDDYGILCDNDIDCRAETRSYTRAEAKEPDLILGESRCPSSPNAACEPTLPPKGAFTTTVLPGSISGDCSGPSREEAGRRRGAEPSRAESGAEAPSSARPRDPIVPPRVEVAPGPQSGDNLLGTNVAQPRATWPQASPPRRGPSRLPPSLPHPHRPLCAQSPEPEGGAMRSAPSRCAVARALVLAGLWLAAAGRPLAFSDAGPHVHYGWGESVRLRHLYTAGPQGLSSCFLRIHSDGAVDCAPVQSAHSLMEIRAVALSTVAIKGERSVLYLCMGADGKMQGLSQYSAEDCAFEEEIRPDGYNVYWSKKHHLPVSLSSARQRQLFKGRGFLPLSHFLPMLSTIPTEPDEIQDHLKPDLFALPLKTDSMDPFGLATKLGVVKSPSFYK; translated from the exons ATGGAGCTTATAGACGCTGGACAGAGGGAAATACGGAAGCGATGGCAGAAACCATCGTTTGATGACGATTATG GAATTCTGTGTGACAACGACATTGACTGCAGAGCAGAGACGAGGTCGTACACGCGAGCTGAGGCAAAGGAACCGGATCTGATCCTGGGTGAAAGtcgctgcccctcctcccccaatgCTG CTTGCGAGCCCACCCTGCCCCCGAAAGGCGCCTTCACCACGACGGTCCTTCCAGGCTCCATCTCCGGGGACTGCAGCGGGCCGAGCCGGGAGGAGGCGGGACGGCGACGGGGCGCAGAGCCAAGCCGGGCCGAATCCGGGGCTGAGGCGCCATCTAGCGCTCGCCCGCGCGACCCCATTGTTCCTCCGAGAGTGGAGGTCGCGCCCGGTCCCCAGTCGGGGGACAATTTGCTGGG AACCAACGTCGCCCAGCCGAGAGCGACCTGGCCGCAGGCCTCGCCCCCGCGCCGCGG GCCCTCCCGGCTGCCGCCCAGCCTCCCGCACCCTCACCGCCCGCTCTGCGCCCAGAGCCCCGAGCCCGAGGGAGGTGCCATGCGGAGCGCTCCGAGCCGGTGCGCCGTGGCCCGCGCCCTGGTCCTGGCCGGCCTCTGGCTGGCTGCAGCCGGGCGCCCCCTAGCCTTCTCGGATGCCGGGCCGCACGTGCACTACGGCTGGGGCGAGTCCGTCCGCCTGCGGCACCTGTACACCGCGGGTCCCCAGGGCCTCTCCAGCTGCTTCCTGCGCATCCACTCAGACGGCGCCGTGGACTGCGCGCCGGTTCAGAGCGCGCACA GTTTGATGGAGATCAGGGCAGTCGCTCTGAGTACCGTGGCCATCAAGGGCGAGCGCAGCGTCCTGTACCTCTGCATGGGCGCCGACGGCAAAATGCAAGGGCTG AGTCAGTACTCGGCTGAGGACTGTGCCTTTGAGGAGGAAATCCGTCCGGACGGCTACAACGTGTACTGGTCCAAGAAACACCACCTCCCGGTGTCCCTGAGCAGCGCCAGGCAGAGGCAGCTGTTCAAAGGCAGGGGTTTCCTGCCGCTGTCTCACTTCCTTCCCATGCTGTCCACCATCCCCACAGAGCCCGATGAAATCCAGGACCACTTGAAGCCCGATTTGTTTGCTTTGCCCCTGAAAACAGATAGCATGGACCCATTTGGGCTCGCCACCAAACTGGGAGTGGTGAAGAGTCCCAGCTTCTATAAGTAA
- the LTO1 gene encoding protein LTO1 homolog isoform X1: MAGSQDMFDAVVMADDRFHGEGYQEGYEEGSSLGMIEGRRYGTLHGAKIGSEIGCYQGFALAWRCLLHGCTTEKDSKKMKVLESLLGMIQKFPYDDPTYDKLHEDLDRIRGKFKQLCSLLNVQPDFKISAEGSGLSF, encoded by the exons ATGGCCGGGAGTCAGGACATGTTCGACGCCGTCGTGATGGCGGATGATAG GTTTCACGGGGAAGGTTATCAGGAAGGCTACGAAGAAGGAAGTAGTTTGGGTATGATTGAAGGAAGACGGTATGGCACGTTACATGGAGCTAAAATCGGATCTGAG ATCGGGTGCTACCAAGGTTTTGCTCTTGCCTGGAGATGTCTCCTGCACGGCTGCACCACTGAGAAAGACAG CAAAAAGATGAAGGTCTTAGAATCGCTGCTTGGAATGATTCAGAAATTCCCTTATGATGACCCTACTTACGATAAACTTCATGAAGACCTAGACAGAATTAGAGGGAAATTTAAGCAG CTTTGTTCATTACTAAACGTCCAGCCCGACTTTAAAATTAGTGCAGAAGGTTCCGGACTTTCATTTTGA
- the LTO1 gene encoding protein LTO1 homolog isoform X2: MAGSQDMFDAVVMADDRFHGEGYQEGYEEGSSLGMIEGRRYGTLHGAKIGSEIGCYQGFALAWRCLLHGCTTEKDRVLGSPCLFPGDTFHVFHRCRNLGHSRMEMSEQGCSRQCG; this comes from the exons ATGGCCGGGAGTCAGGACATGTTCGACGCCGTCGTGATGGCGGATGATAG GTTTCACGGGGAAGGTTATCAGGAAGGCTACGAAGAAGGAAGTAGTTTGGGTATGATTGAAGGAAGACGGTATGGCACGTTACATGGAGCTAAAATCGGATCTGAG ATCGGGTGCTACCAAGGTTTTGCTCTTGCCTGGAGATGTCTCCTGCACGGCTGCACCACTGAGAAAGACAG GGTCCTCGGATCCCCCTGCCTTTTCCCTGGAGACACATTTCATGTGTTTCACAGGTGTCGG AACTTGGGCCACAGCCGTATGGAAATGTCAGAGCAGGGATGCTCAAGACAGTGTGGGTGA